The window ATAGGACATGTTTTTATTAAAAGCGCGAATCACCCAGTCCCGGTAAGGACTAAAATCCCTGTGCTTGTCATCCAAGTAACCATCTGAATCAGCGTATCGAGCTACATCCATCCAGTCTGCAGCCATGCGTTCCCCATAGGCTGAGGAGGCAAGCAGCCTGTCCACTAATCTTTCATAAGCATCCGGGGCATCATTGGCCACAAATGCTTCTATTTCTTCCAAGGATGGGGGAAGGCCAGTCAGATCAAAACTCACCCTTCGAATAAGGGTTTCTTTGCTCGCTTTTGTTGAAGGACTTTGCTTGTGAGTTTTTAATTTGGCCGCTACAAAATGATCAATTTCATTTTTAGCCCAGCTTTTATCCTCAATCTCAGGAATCTTTGGCATTTTCGGAGGGATAAATGACCAGTGGGGTTTGTATTTGGCTCCCTGTTCTATCCATTTGGTTAAGGTGGCTATCTCGGATGTACTCAGGCTTAGGTTAGATTCAGGTGGAGGCATCATCAACTCCTTATCCTCTGTGAGTATACGGTTTACTACCTCACTTTTGCCCGGTTTACCCGGTACAATGGCATAATGCCCTGAATTACTTTTTAGTGCTGCATAGGCAAACTCCTCCAGGTCAAGTCTTAAATCAGCTTCTTGGTTGGCTGCATCAGGCCCATGGCAGGCAAAGCACTTGTCTGAGAGAATGGGTTTGACATGGTAATTAAAATCTATGGCTTCCGGCAGATCTTTGTAGGCCTGTTGGATGGCTTCCGGCTTTTCCCATCCACAGCCCACCAATAGGGGGAGGAGTAATAGGGAGGAAAAGGATAACCTATATATGATTTTGGGTAAGACTCGGGTCATTTATTGAAAATTGATAATTTTATATGACAAATATTTCGCCAAATGTCATTTGTCTTTGACTCATTTAAACGGGTAATTTTTGTCAATAGTTAACCTTAAAGTTATTGAATATCTTTAAGAAATAAAAGAATTAGATTGATAGCATCGAGCCGGGAATAAAAACAATTCCAGGGGAACTTAACCTTTGTGGTCTTTGAGACCGAGAAGGTTTTTTTTGACTTTGTTTACGGAAAAGACCTTCGGGGTTTTGGAAACCCCAAAGGTCAGGAGAACTTAACCTTTGTGGTCTTTGAGACCGCAAAGGATTTTTATGACTTTGTTTAGGAAAGAGACCTTCGGGGTTTTTGAAACCCCAAAGGTCAGGAGAACTTAACCTTTGTGGTCTTTGAGATCGCGAAGGTTTTTAATGACTTCGGTTACGCAAAAGACCTTCGGGGTTTGGGAAACCCCAAAGGTCAGGGGAACTTAACCTTTGTGGTTTTTGAGATCGCGAAGGTTTTTAATGACTTCGGTTACGCAAAAGACCTTCGGGGTTTGGGAAACTCCAAAGGTCAGGGGAACTTAACCTTTGTGGTCTTTGAGACCGCGAAGGTTTTTTATGAGTGTGTTTACGGAAAAGACCTTCGGGGTTTGGGAAACTCCAAAGGTCAGGGGAACTTAACCTTTGTGGTCTTTGAGATCGCGAAGGTTTTTAATGACTTCGGTTACGGAAAAGACCTTCGGGGTTTTGGAAACCCCAAAGGTCAGGGGAACTTAACCTTTGTGGTTTTTGAGATCGCGAAGGTTTTTAATGACTTCGGTTACGCAAAAGACCTTCGGGGTTTGGGAAACCCCAAGGTCAATATTTTTCTAAAGTAAATTCTTCAGGTAGAAAAAGATCAGTATTTGAGTTGTGAGTGGTATTAAACCCATCTAACCCACCAAACCACTTTATAACTAGTTCTCTATTTAATTTGGATTGGCTTTTGGATAAATAGCTTTTATATGAAGAAAATTTCCACTCCGACGGACCTTTGGCTAATCCGTGTTTTACCGGATTAAGATGAATGTAAATAACTATCCTGGTTAAATATTCCTCCGTATCAATTTTCTTGCGTTTAAATTTCCGTTGAAACAACGCGCCATTTCTACCAAATACTTTGTTATAACTTTTAGAATAGGAGTTTAAGAAATCTGAAAATCCTTTAACAATCACTTCATTGCTCGAATTATCTTTTATGTTTACCAAAAGATGGAAATGGTTGGGAAGAAGACAGAAGGCCAAAGTATCCAATTTGTCATCAAGATAATAAAAATATTTTTTTATGAAATATACATAATTGTCATCGTTGCGAAATAGTATTTCATTTCCAATTGTTCTGGTATAGATATGATACATTCCCCCTACTTCAAATTTATCGGTCATAACTTGTATTAGGTTGGTTGAATAAAAATGCAAATTTTTCTATAAAACATATCCATAGACCTTCGGGGTTTTGGAAACCCCAAAGGTCAGGTTTCAGTTTACCAGGATATATTAAACCTTACAAAGCCCATTTCATCTTCAATATTTTCAAACAGCCAAAGTTTGCCGTCTTTGGCAAAATGGAATTCCGGCACCCGATTCAATTGGGGAAACTCCCCTTCCTTAATAAGATTGAGGTCTTTGTCCAATATGGTTAAATAAGCCTCAACACCATTTGGGGAAGGAAACATACCTCCCTCCGGAATTTTTGCATTTTCATCAAATTTTGTATGATATGAAATCCGATAATAAACCTGCTTCTTTTCATCCCAATAGGGTTCCCTGAAATTTATATCTTCTTGAATTTTTTGCCAATAACTTTTAAATTCATCCATATCGGAAGTTTCGGCAGGGTAGGAGCCTGTTTTTTGAATAGGCGTTAAATCGCTTTTGTAGGACAAAAGTTGTAAAGAATCACTTTTTTGATTTACGACATAAAGTTCATTGCTTACATTGGTCCCTAGAATAATATTACTTCCTTCATTTATTAAAAAACGATAGGAACCTAAACCAAAAGCAGATTTGCCATCATTTAAAAAGACCTCAAAATCACTTGCTTTATCAACAGCCGGAATCGCATGCTTTACAAAAGTCTGTTTTTCTCGGTCTATTATCGCCAGTGTATTGGTTTTGGATTGGTAATTTGTAATTAATGAAACAAACTTTTTCCCTTCCGGTGAATAGCTCAATATTTTATAGGCTCTGTCAGTCTCTTCCAAAAGCCCTTTTTCTTTTCCCAAATTAGCCAAATTAAAGCTTTCGAGCTTATTGCCCTGCCAGTTGAAAACACCCTCACCGGTAAAAGTTCTAAAAAATAATTGATCATTGTCAATGAGCGAAAAATCCATTAAATACTCTCCAACTCCATTGGGGCCTTCTTTTTCGAAAGGATATTTTTTTTCTAATTTAAGGCTGTTTAAATTTATTTGTTCTATGGCAAAATCTTGGTTGTTGAAATTATAAAGGTACTTTTTGTCCTCGCTCAGCGTACTTAACCCCAATTTCCAAGTGAGGAATAGTATTTCCTGACCCGGGTCTACAATAACAGTGTCGGTTGTAATTTCAAAACCTAGAAGGTCTTGATCTGTTTTTTCGTTTGTTCCTTTGCATGCGAAAATAAAGGCAAAAAATAGGCAGTAATAGCTGGATTTCATTGGCTTAGAGTTAAAGGGTAAAAGTTAGTTGATAGTTAGTTTTTATCCTAAGTTTTTAAGGAATTTCTTGAAAATCTGAAGTATTTAAATTCCCTATGCCTCTAATTTCATACAATTAATTACCAATTGATATCCAGTCTCACAAAGCCCATTTCATCTTCAATGTTTTCAAACAGCCATAGTTTGCCGTCTTTGACAAAATGGAAGGACGGGGTTCGATCCAATTGAGGAACAGCACCTTCTGCCACCAAATTAAAATCCTTATCCAATACGCTTAGATAAACTGTTGCTCCGATAGGTCGTGGGAAAAGTTGATTCTCTTTTGGTAGGGCGTTTTCATCAAAAATATATTGATAAGAAAACCGATAGTAGACCTGTTTTTTATCATCCCAAACAGGTGCCTTGTAACTGATGTCTTCCCGTATTTTCAGAGCATAGGTTAAAAACTGATTCTTACTTGAAACTTCTCGCGGATATGTGCCTGACTTTTCATTGGGAATAAGCCGGCTATTAAAAGTTATATGTCTTAGCGAGTCTGCGTTTTTGTCTAACACATAGAGTTCACTACTTGCCTCGGTTCCTAGTATCGCTTTTCCTTGCTCAATGTTTAGATAGCGTTGAGGACCAACAATGGCAACTGTCCTCTCTTCTACCAATGCAACATCAAATTTATTGGCTTTCTCAATGGCTGGAATTGGGAGTTCTTTTATTGTATTATTGGCAGGTTCTATTAAAATAAAAGAACGTTTTTTATCTTCAAAATTGTGAATTAGAGAAGCAAATTTACTGCCATCTGAAGCTATACTAACCGTTTTATAGGGCCTGTCCCCTTCTTTTAACTGCCCTAAACTAATTCCTATTTCTTTAATACCAAAGCTTTCTAGTTTTTCTCCCTGCCAGTTAAAAACACCGTCGTTATAAAAAGTGCTAATAAAAAGCTTGTCTTTATTAATAAGTGAAAATGCATGTATACTATGGCCAACTTCATTCGGGCCTTCCTTTTCTAAGCGGTACTTTTTTTCAAATGCTAAAGTATTTAGGTTGATTTGCTCAATGGTATATTCCTTGGAGTTGATGTTATAAAGGTATTTTTTATCCTCACTTAGTGCGCTTAAGCTCAAATTGCTATTAAGGAATAGTAATTCTTCACCTGGATCTATCTCTACCGTATCTAATGATATTTCTAAGGAAGGTAGTACATTACTGTCATTGGTTGATTTTTGATTGTTGCACGCAAAAAAAATAAATAAAGTGATGCAGTAAAAGCTGGATTTCATTGCCCTATAGTTTAGGGAGTAAAAATTAGCCGATTGTTTTTAGTTTTCCTAAGAAATTAGGAAATACTTAAAGATGGTAATTATTAATTAAACTAAAAATTGATCACCAATTGATATCCAGCCTTACAAAACCCATTTCATCCTCAATATTTTCAAATAGCCATAGTTTGCCGTCTTTTGCAAAATATATATTTGGATAGGTATCAATTGTTTGGAAATGGTCTTCTGCGATTAGATTGAGGTCCTTGTCCAATACACTTATATAACATTCAGATCCGGTGGGAAGGAATGGTTGACCTTCTCTGGCGGTAGCATTTTCATCAAATTTCGACCGAAAAGACATACGATAATATACATGTTTCTTTTCATCCCAAACAGGTTCCATAAAGTTAATGTCTTCTGCTATTTTTTGAAAGTAGCTATCAAATTGAGACTGATCTCCAACTTCAGAAGGGTAAGTGCCACTTTTTTCATTTGGGTTCAGTTGGCTGTTGAAGGTGATGTGCCTGAGGGAGTCATTTGTTTCGTCCAGCACATAGAGTTCATTACTTACGTTGGTTCCCAATAATACCTTTCCTCCCTCCTTTATTAAATATCGAGAGGCACTTAGAATGCTACCCATTCCACCCTCATTGGATGATATTTCAAAATTCCTGGCTTTATCAATGGCTGGGGCTGGAAATTTCTTACAGGTTCTGTCTTCAATGTTTATTATTGCAAAAGACATGTCCTTTTTTTCCTGATCGGATATTAAAGAGGCAAATTGCTTACCGTCCGAGGCTATACTTATCGTTTTATGAACCTGATACCCTTCCTCCAGCAGGTCTGATTCTTGCCCTATTTCATTGATGTTGAAACTTTCGAGCTTTTCCGCTTGCCAGTTGAAAACATGTTCATTCGTACTATTGTTTATGTGTAGCTTGTCATCACCAATTAAAGAAATTGCCCAGATAGCTTCGGTGCCATTTGGTCCCTCTTTTTCCAAGTGGTGTTTTTTTTCTAGGGCTAGTTTATTGAGATTGATTTGCTCAATACTGCGTTTCAGGGGATCAACATTGTAAAGGTATTTCTTATCCTCACTTATTGCATTTACCCTAACTCTCCTTTTGAGGTATAAAATTTCCTGACCCGGATCAATTACTACAGTGTCCATACTAATGTCTAAAGAATGGAGTGCTCCGTCTTCTCCTGTTTTTGGTCCACCACAGGCAAAAAATATCAAGCAATAAGCAAAACAATAAGCGCGGAATTTCATTAGGTTTATCAGTTTAGACTAAAAAGCTAGCTGATAAATTATTGATTTCCTAAATAATTAGTAAATATTTTAAGGCTTGGCCCTTTTTGATCATAATGGTTTGATTACCAACTAATATCCAGCCTTACAAAACCCATTTCATCTTCAATGTTTTCGAATACCCAGAGTTTTCCGTCTTTGGAAAAGTAGTATTCCGGGGTTTGGTTCAATTGAGATACCTGGGTTTCAGCCAGCAGTTTGAAGTCCTTGTCCAAAACACTTAGGAAGACCTTCGCACCCTTGGGCTGGGGAAATCCCTGCATTTTTTTTGTCTCTTCAAAGAGGGAATGAAAAGAAAACCGGTAATAAACCTGCTTTTTTTCATCCCAAACCGGAGCCATGAAATTGATGTCTTCCTGAATTTGCTGATGTAATTTTGCCAATTCAACCTGAGCTCCCACAATAGCCGGATAACTACCAGTTTTTTCATCAGGAGTTAATTGGCTTTGGTAAGTAATGTATTGCAGGGAATCACTTTCAATTTTCATCACGTAGAGTTCATTGCTGACCCCTGTCCCTAAAATGATTTGTCCTCCCTCGTTTACCAAGTAATGAACATTTCCCAAGGCAATCTCCATTCCTCCACTGTTGAGGGTTAGATCAAAATTTTTAGCTTTTTCTATGGCTGGGATAGACAATTTGATCATGTTTTTCTTTTTCGGGTTGATTATGGCCAGCTTACTGGATTTCTTTTCAAAATTTTGTATCAAGGATACTAGTCGAGATCCTTGATCTAAATATAAAGTTTTATATGGCCGGTCTCCCTCTTGATGTTGGTTCAAGTCCTTACTGATTGCTGTAATATCAAAACTTTCGATTTTATTACCCTGCCAATCGAAAATATGATCTCTAGGAAAGGAGCTAATAAATAGCCTTCCCTTATCAAGGATACTCAATGCAGAAACATTGTCACCCGTTCCATCAGGCCCTTCTTTTTCGAACCCATATTTTTTCTCAAAAGCCAAAGTGTTGAGATTGATCTTTTCAATGGCATTTTCCTGACTATTGAAATTATATAGGTATTTTTTATTTGCACTTAGGCCACTTACCCTTAACCTACTTTGGAGATATAGCAATTCTTCTCCCGGTTCTATGATCACCGTATCTACTTTCATAGAAAGAATACTATGTTCCTTTTTCTCATCATTCCCGCCATTGCAGGCCATGACCAATAAAATAATCACCCAATAAGGTACATGTCTCATTTTAATAAGTTTTATCGCTTCACCTTTTTTTTAAACCATATCACATTTTGATGGCGAAAAATTAGATTTCCTCATCCCTATATTCAAGAATATCCCCCGGTTGACACTCCAAGGCTTTGCAAATGGCCTCAAGAGTACTGAAGCGTATGGCCTTGGCCTTGCCGGTTTTTAAAATAGACAGGTTGGATAAAGTTAGCCCTACTTTGGCTGAAAGTTCATTTAGTGACATCTTTTTCTTAGCCATCATAACATCTAAATTTACAATTACAGGCATACTTTAAATGGTTAATTCTTGATCATTTTGAATTTCTAGACCACGTTTGAATAGAAGGTAAAATACAAATAGTACTCCTGCCATAAATAGGAGTTCAGTACCATTACCTAGTCCTACTTGCCCTAAACTATAGAATTTATTTAACCATTTGGTGTAAAAGTTTCCAATAGCTGCTATTATTCCTATACAAAAAGTTAAAAAACAGATACTTTCCAGCAGTTTTGATATTTCCGGACTAAATGGATGATGAAGGT of the Cyclobacterium marinum DSM 745 genome contains:
- a CDS encoding transposase — translated: MTDKFEVGGMYHIYTRTIGNEILFRNDDNYVYFIKKYFYYLDDKLDTLAFCLLPNHFHLLVNIKDNSSNEVIVKGFSDFLNSYSKSYNKVFGRNGALFQRKFKRKKIDTEEYLTRIVIYIHLNPVKHGLAKGPSEWKFSSYKSYLSKSQSKLNRELVIKWFGGLDGFNTTHNSNTDLFLPEEFTLEKY
- a CDS encoding DUF4221 family protein, with product MKSSYYCLFFAFIFACKGTNEKTDQDLLGFEITTDTVIVDPGQEILFLTWKLGLSTLSEDKKYLYNFNNQDFAIEQINLNSLKLEKKYPFEKEGPNGVGEYLMDFSLIDNDQLFFRTFTGEGVFNWQGNKLESFNLANLGKEKGLLEETDRAYKILSYSPEGKKFVSLITNYQSKTNTLAIIDREKQTFVKHAIPAVDKASDFEVFLNDGKSAFGLGSYRFLINEGSNIILGTNVSNELYVVNQKSDSLQLLSYKSDLTPIQKTGSYPAETSDMDEFKSYWQKIQEDINFREPYWDEKKQVYYRISYHTKFDENAKIPEGGMFPSPNGVEAYLTILDKDLNLIKEGEFPQLNRVPEFHFAKDGKLWLFENIEDEMGFVRFNISW
- a CDS encoding DUF4221 family protein, coding for MKSSFYCITLFIFFACNNQKSTNDSNVLPSLEISLDTVEIDPGEELLFLNSNLSLSALSEDKKYLYNINSKEYTIEQINLNTLAFEKKYRLEKEGPNEVGHSIHAFSLINKDKLFISTFYNDGVFNWQGEKLESFGIKEIGISLGQLKEGDRPYKTVSIASDGSKFASLIHNFEDKKRSFILIEPANNTIKELPIPAIEKANKFDVALVEERTVAIVGPQRYLNIEQGKAILGTEASSELYVLDKNADSLRHITFNSRLIPNEKSGTYPREVSSKNQFLTYALKIREDISYKAPVWDDKKQVYYRFSYQYIFDENALPKENQLFPRPIGATVYLSVLDKDFNLVAEGAVPQLDRTPSFHFVKDGKLWLFENIEDEMGFVRLDINW
- a CDS encoding DUF4221 family protein; this encodes MKFRAYCFAYCLIFFACGGPKTGEDGALHSLDISMDTVVIDPGQEILYLKRRVRVNAISEDKKYLYNVDPLKRSIEQINLNKLALEKKHHLEKEGPNGTEAIWAISLIGDDKLHINNSTNEHVFNWQAEKLESFNINEIGQESDLLEEGYQVHKTISIASDGKQFASLISDQEKKDMSFAIINIEDRTCKKFPAPAIDKARNFEISSNEGGMGSILSASRYLIKEGGKVLLGTNVSNELYVLDETNDSLRHITFNSQLNPNEKSGTYPSEVGDQSQFDSYFQKIAEDINFMEPVWDEKKHVYYRMSFRSKFDENATAREGQPFLPTGSECYISVLDKDLNLIAEDHFQTIDTYPNIYFAKDGKLWLFENIEDEMGFVRLDINW
- a CDS encoding DUF4221 family protein; translated protein: MRHVPYWVIILLVMACNGGNDEKKEHSILSMKVDTVIIEPGEELLYLQSRLRVSGLSANKKYLYNFNSQENAIEKINLNTLAFEKKYGFEKEGPDGTGDNVSALSILDKGRLFISSFPRDHIFDWQGNKIESFDITAISKDLNQHQEGDRPYKTLYLDQGSRLVSLIQNFEKKSSKLAIINPKKKNMIKLSIPAIEKAKNFDLTLNSGGMEIALGNVHYLVNEGGQIILGTGVSNELYVMKIESDSLQYITYQSQLTPDEKTGSYPAIVGAQVELAKLHQQIQEDINFMAPVWDEKKQVYYRFSFHSLFEETKKMQGFPQPKGAKVFLSVLDKDFKLLAETQVSQLNQTPEYYFSKDGKLWVFENIEDEMGFVRLDISW
- a CDS encoding helix-turn-helix domain-containing protein; the protein is MPVIVNLDVMMAKKKMSLNELSAKVGLTLSNLSILKTGKAKAIRFSTLEAICKALECQPGDILEYRDEEI